A single region of the Thermodesulfobacteriota bacterium genome encodes:
- the cas1 gene encoding CRISPR-associated endonuclease Cas1, with translation MSVVYLMEQGAVVSKEGQRLLVKKKGQLLHTIHSFKLDQLVLFGSISLTPSVVAHLLQNGVDTAFMTIHGRYLGRLQPPEGKNILLRQAQYRRFADESFVLETARSIVRGKLANQRTVLMRLNRNREELKLEEMVFGLKKIMDKTSECSGVEGLRGYEGSGTATYFKGFSQGFLADGIQFTARVRRPPTNPVNALLSLGYTFLFNVVLAAVQMVGLEPYLGSLHTVDYGRPSLPLDLMEEWRPIIIDSLVLSVFNLETITEKDFTTERRALDDEVLPEGESCDKNGASGAGIPVYLTDSGFRKFLTQFERKMAQTVSFHLTGQELSYRDCIREQVRHFVRYVKGEDKAYIPITIK, from the coding sequence ATGTCTGTTGTCTATCTGATGGAACAAGGCGCTGTGGTAAGCAAGGAGGGCCAGAGACTTCTAGTTAAGAAGAAAGGCCAACTGCTTCACACTATCCACAGCTTCAAGCTGGACCAGCTCGTGCTGTTCGGATCCATTTCTCTCACTCCGTCGGTGGTGGCGCATCTTTTGCAAAATGGTGTGGACACAGCCTTCATGACCATCCACGGCCGGTATCTGGGAAGATTGCAGCCGCCGGAAGGAAAGAATATCCTGCTTCGGCAGGCGCAGTACCGGCGTTTTGCGGATGAATCTTTTGTATTGGAGACGGCTCGATCCATCGTAAGAGGGAAATTGGCTAACCAGCGGACTGTTTTGATGCGGCTGAACCGGAACCGGGAGGAACTGAAGCTGGAGGAAATGGTCTTCGGCCTCAAGAAAATCATGGACAAGACATCGGAATGTTCCGGCGTGGAGGGACTTCGGGGGTATGAAGGCAGCGGGACGGCGACCTATTTCAAGGGGTTTTCTCAAGGTTTTCTGGCGGACGGGATACAGTTTACGGCACGAGTGCGGCGGCCTCCTACGAATCCGGTCAATGCCCTGCTGAGCCTCGGATACACCTTTCTCTTTAATGTTGTACTGGCTGCAGTGCAGATGGTCGGTCTGGAACCGTACCTCGGCAGCCTTCATACCGTTGATTACGGGCGACCTTCTCTGCCCCTGGATCTGATGGAGGAATGGCGGCCGATCATTATTGATTCTCTGGTCCTGAGCGTCTTCAATCTCGAGACGATAACGGAAAAGGATTTCACTACGGAGAGGCGCGCCCTGGATGACGAGGTCCTGCCGGAAGGAGAATCTTGTGATAAAAATGGGGCGTCTGGAGCGGGCATCCCGGTGTATTTGACTGATAGCGGGTTCCGAAAGTTTTTGACCCAGTTCGAACGGAAGATGGCCCAAACCGTCTCCTTTCATCTTACCGGTCAGGAGCTTTCGTATCGTGATTGTATCCGCGAACAGGTGCGCCATTTTGTTCGTTATGTGAAGGGTGAAGATAAAGCATATATTCCTATAACCATAAAGTAG
- the cas2 gene encoding CRISPR-associated endonuclease Cas2: MYVLISYDIVSDRVRNKVMKFLRDYGDHVQKSVFECHLHEDKYNEVKDGLRKLINPKEDRVRLYRICHACMGRVEISGWGTVKEEEEFIIV, translated from the coding sequence ATGTACGTTCTTATTTCTTACGATATTGTCAGCGATAGGGTGCGGAATAAGGTCATGAAATTTTTAAGGGATTATGGTGATCATGTGCAAAAAAGTGTATTTGAATGTCATCTGCATGAAGATAAATACAACGAAGTCAAGGATGGCTTGAGAAAGCTCATTAACCCTAAAGAGGACCGTGTTCGTCTTTATAGGATATGTCACGCCTGTATGGGCAGGGTAGAGATATCCGGTTGGGGTACAGTAAAAGAGGAAGAGGAGTTTATAATAGTTTAA
- the cas2 gene encoding CRISPR-associated endonuclease Cas2 has translation MSSQDINHIIASYDICDARRLQRVAKVMKDFGARVLKSVFECNLTTAQYLEMKYKAEQIINPLEDSVRYYFLCGKCLKNVERIGKGGAFTHDEDVTIV, from the coding sequence GTGTCATCACAGGATATAAATCATATCATAGCCAGTTATGATATATGTGACGCCCGGCGGCTACAGCGGGTGGCGAAGGTGATGAAGGACTTTGGTGCCCGAGTGTTGAAGAGCGTCTTTGAGTGCAACCTGACAACCGCCCAGTATCTGGAAATGAAATATAAAGCCGAGCAGATAATTAATCCGCTGGAAGATAGCGTACGGTACTATTTCCTTTGCGGCAAGTGCTTGAAGAATGTGGAGCGCATCGGGAAAGGCGGCGCGTTTACTCATGATGAGGACGTAACCATTGTCTGA
- a CDS encoding spore maturation protein produces MNKKPAAINIIWLFLILLSVVAAAYSGRMKETLDASFEAAKGAVELAIGLVGIMALWLGLMKVAEVGGLLSMVARAVRPVMVRLFPEVPSGHSAMSAMIMNISANVLGLGNAATPMGIKAMMELDKLNPHKGQATNAMALFLAINTSSVTVLPLGIIGVRAAAGAADPASIIIPTLIATICSTAVAIAAAKVLARRSEPEEYPVDFAANPGDASGSSGGETPEKVDLSPPGRLGKVVAISIMAAIVSAFIYRLTRDGDALALGKEVITYWLVPLIMCGLLLFGYMRGVRVYEAATDGAKEGFQVAIRIIPFLVMILVAIGMFRASGAFDILVRILEPVTALIGMPVDALPVALMRPLSGTGAFGLVSEVVSRDPNGFSSFLVSTMQGSTETTFYVLAIYFGAIGVTRIRHTLAAALTADVAGIGAALAVCHLMY; encoded by the coding sequence ATGAATAAAAAACCGGCGGCAATCAATATCATCTGGCTTTTTCTGATCCTTCTGTCCGTGGTGGCAGCGGCCTATAGCGGAAGGATGAAAGAGACCCTGGATGCCTCTTTTGAGGCGGCCAAGGGCGCGGTGGAATTGGCCATTGGGTTGGTAGGCATCATGGCCCTCTGGCTGGGCTTAATGAAGGTGGCTGAGGTTGGGGGACTGCTTTCTATGGTGGCCAGGGCAGTGCGGCCGGTAATGGTGCGGCTGTTCCCGGAGGTGCCGTCCGGTCACTCTGCCATGTCGGCCATGATCATGAATATCTCGGCCAATGTCCTCGGCCTGGGCAATGCCGCCACGCCGATGGGCATAAAGGCCATGATGGAACTTGACAAACTCAATCCGCATAAAGGGCAGGCAACAAATGCCATGGCCCTTTTCCTGGCCATAAATACCTCCAGCGTCACTGTCCTGCCCCTTGGAATAATCGGGGTGCGGGCGGCCGCCGGGGCGGCCGATCCGGCATCCATTATTATTCCCACCCTTATTGCCACTATTTGCTCGACTGCAGTAGCTATTGCCGCGGCCAAGGTCCTGGCCCGGCGCAGCGAACCGGAAGAATACCCGGTAGATTTTGCCGCTAACCCCGGGGATGCCTCAGGCTCTTCAGGAGGAGAGACGCCTGAAAAAGTGGATCTGTCACCGCCCGGCCGTCTGGGCAAGGTGGTGGCCATCTCCATCATGGCGGCTATAGTCAGCGCCTTCATCTATCGGCTCACCAGGGATGGCGACGCCCTGGCCCTGGGTAAAGAGGTCATTACCTATTGGCTGGTGCCTCTTATCATGTGCGGCCTTTTACTCTTTGGCTATATGCGCGGGGTCAGGGTTTACGAGGCGGCCACGGACGGGGCCAAGGAGGGATTTCAGGTAGCCATTCGTATTATCCCGTTTCTGGTTATGATCCTGGTGGCCATTGGCATGTTCCGGGCCTCCGGGGCATTTGATATATTGGTCAGGATACTGGAGCCGGTTACCGCTCTGATCGGTATGCCGGTCGATGCCCTGCCGGTGGCCCTCATGCGGCCGCTTTCCGGGACCGGCGCTTTTGGTCTGGTCAGCGAGGTGGTCAGCCGTGACCCGAATGGTTTTTCATCTTTTCTGGTTTCAACCATGCAGGGATCGACGGAAACCACCTTCTATGTGCTGGCTATTTATTTCGGCGCCATAGGGGTTACCCGGATACGCCATACCTTGGCGGCCGCTCTCACGGCCGACGTTGCCGGTATCGGCGCTGCCCTGGCTGTCTGCCATCTCATGTATTGA
- a CDS encoding hydrogenase iron-sulfur subunit, whose amino-acid sequence MTSSFEPRILTFICTGHPLDLTKRLRGRAPVDIRLVKVTCSHRIEPEILLEPFLANFDGVLILECPPDYCRNRAETDSGAERFHEIASLLAAAHIQTDRLCLDRIPAIKGRGLHDMAGKFTEKIISLGPLHLNKVAREKLRTLQNNLETKRIRGLVAAGLSQVNTRKTGKKRLCPSSGAARQDEYIKNWLSVLIEENPVTLTHISEVMDIEVEYISKYLLAMEKEQRIKIPAVLKKEIS is encoded by the coding sequence GTGACATCCAGTTTTGAACCCCGCATACTGACATTTATATGCACCGGCCATCCCTTGGATTTAACGAAACGCTTAAGAGGCCGGGCACCGGTTGATATCCGCTTAGTCAAAGTGACCTGCTCACACCGGATTGAGCCGGAGATACTGCTGGAACCGTTTCTGGCCAATTTTGACGGCGTCCTGATATTGGAATGCCCTCCGGATTACTGCCGCAACCGGGCAGAGACTGACTCCGGCGCTGAAAGATTCCACGAGATAGCTTCCTTACTTGCTGCGGCACACATACAAACAGACAGATTATGCCTTGACAGGATCCCGGCTATAAAAGGCAGAGGACTGCATGACATGGCCGGAAAATTTACAGAGAAGATAATATCCCTGGGTCCATTACATCTGAACAAAGTGGCCCGCGAAAAACTCAGGACGTTACAAAACAATCTTGAGACCAAAAGAATCCGGGGCCTTGTTGCCGCCGGGCTGAGTCAGGTGAACACCAGGAAAACCGGAAAGAAGAGACTATGTCCATCCTCAGGGGCCGCCCGTCAGGACGAATACATTAAAAATTGGCTCTCCGTCCTCATCGAAGAAAACCCCGTAACCCTCACGCACATCAGTGAAGTGATGGATATTGAGGTAGAGTATATATCCAAATACTTACTGGCCATGGAAAAGGAACAGCGTATTAAAATTCCAGCCGTGCTGAAAAAAGAAATTTCTTAG
- a CDS encoding cysteine desulfurase family protein, which produces MIYLDYNATTPVDCEVAAAMLPFIEEKWGNPSSSHQMGREARAAVETARGQVAGLLRCRPQEVVFTSGGTESNNAVLKGVAHALRKKGRHIITSGIEHPSILQPAIFLMENGWEVTFLPVDSYGMVDPDDVRRALRKDTVLVSLMHANNETGTIQPVVEIGAVARGHGIYFHSDAAQSVGKVETYVEDMGVDFLTVAGHKVYAPKGIGALYIREGAALEPLLHGAGQEGGRRAGTENVILAVALGAACAVAARRLHDETNRQRRLRDQLFEKIASEIPDAVLNGHKDKRLPNTLNIAFPGLAGGEILDAIPGLCASTGAACHDRSVTLSHVLAAMGVSKEVGMGAIRLTVGRYTTEEEIYRAASRIVAAVKKTKRRSY; this is translated from the coding sequence TTGATCTACCTTGACTACAACGCCACTACCCCGGTTGACTGCGAAGTGGCTGCGGCCATGCTGCCCTTTATAGAAGAGAAATGGGGCAATCCCAGTAGTTCGCACCAAATGGGCCGGGAGGCCCGGGCGGCGGTGGAAACTGCCAGGGGTCAGGTTGCCGGACTCCTTAGGTGCAGGCCGCAGGAAGTGGTTTTTACCAGCGGGGGTACGGAATCCAATAACGCCGTATTGAAAGGCGTAGCTCACGCCCTGCGCAAGAAGGGGAGGCATATCATCACCTCGGGGATTGAGCACCCTTCCATCCTGCAGCCGGCCATTTTTTTGATGGAGAATGGCTGGGAAGTCACCTTTCTTCCCGTAGATAGCTATGGCATGGTTGATCCGGATGATGTCCGCCGGGCGCTACGCAAGGACACCGTCCTGGTCAGTCTCATGCATGCCAACAATGAGACCGGAACTATCCAGCCCGTAGTCGAGATAGGGGCGGTGGCGCGGGGACATGGTATTTACTTCCATAGTGATGCTGCGCAGTCCGTAGGAAAGGTCGAGACTTACGTTGAAGATATGGGCGTAGATTTTCTGACCGTGGCCGGCCACAAGGTCTATGCGCCTAAAGGGATCGGCGCCCTCTATATACGCGAGGGGGCTGCGCTGGAGCCGCTTCTGCATGGCGCGGGTCAGGAGGGCGGCCGCCGTGCCGGTACGGAAAACGTTATCCTGGCGGTGGCCCTGGGTGCGGCCTGCGCGGTTGCCGCCCGGCGGCTGCATGATGAGACAAACCGGCAAAGGAGACTGAGGGATCAACTCTTTGAAAAAATCGCCTCAGAGATTCCGGACGCAGTGCTCAACGGGCATAAGGATAAAAGACTCCCCAATACCCTGAATATCGCCTTCCCCGGCCTGGCGGGCGGGGAAATACTGGACGCTATCCCCGGGCTGTGCGCCTCTACCGGCGCGGCCTGTCATGACCGTTCGGTTACCCTGTCACATGTCCTGGCCGCCATGGGGGTGTCCAAGGAAGTCGGGATGGGGGCTATACGCCTGACGGTGGGCCGATATACAACCGAAGAGGAGATTTACCGGGCCGCTTCCCGGATCGTGGCCGCGGTCAAAAAAACAAAAAGAAGGAGCTATTAA